One Candidatus Bathyarchaeota archaeon genomic region harbors:
- the moaA gene encoding GTP 3',8-cyclase MoaA — translation MLRDPYGRPVRSIRVSVTRKCNLRCFYCHREGEEEKALTEMTADEICNIIKIAASFGVNKVKLTGGEPLLRADIIEVVSRIRGLRGIREIAMTTNGVLLEEYALDLRAAGLDRVNISLDTLNPDKYSQITGLNALTKVLSGIKEAKRVGFSPIKLNMVILRGVNDDEVERMITFAEENALTLQIIELESKDEDEIYREYHVELDKIEEYFLKMAEKVTVRRMHHRKKYRLSSGGEVEVVKPMHNTEFCSHCNRLRVTSDGKLKPCLFRNDNLVDIVGPMRKGASEEALRKIFIEAVKLREPYFK, via the coding sequence TTGCTCCGGGATCCATACGGAAGACCTGTGAGGAGCATACGAGTTTCCGTAACCCGTAAATGTAATCTCAGATGCTTCTATTGCCATCGTGAAGGCGAAGAAGAAAAAGCATTGACAGAAATGACGGCTGATGAGATTTGCAACATCATTAAGATTGCCGCCAGTTTCGGCGTAAATAAAGTGAAACTCACTGGTGGAGAACCACTCTTAAGAGCAGATATTATAGAGGTAGTGTCGAGGATAAGGGGTCTGCGAGGTATAAGGGAAATTGCGATGACGACAAACGGGGTTCTATTGGAAGAGTATGCTCTTGATTTGAGGGCGGCGGGATTAGACAGGGTGAATATCAGTCTTGATACACTTAATCCCGACAAATACTCGCAGATCACAGGTTTGAACGCCCTTACCAAAGTGCTTTCCGGAATTAAGGAGGCAAAGAGAGTAGGTTTCTCGCCGATCAAGCTTAACATGGTCATTTTAAGGGGAGTAAACGATGATGAAGTTGAGAGAATGATCACATTCGCTGAAGAAAATGCGCTTACACTTCAGATAATAGAGCTAGAGTCAAAGGATGAGGACGAAATTTACAGGGAATATCATGTTGAACTAGACAAGATTGAAGAATACTTCTTGAAAATGGCTGAGAAAGTAACTGTGAGACGGATGCATCATCGGAAGAAGTATCGTCTCTCAAGCGGAGGAGAGGTTGAGGTTGTCAAGCCGATGCATAACACTGAATTTTGCAGTCACTGCAACCGCCTACGCGTTACGTCTGACGGAAAATTAAAGCCATGCTTATTCCGCAATGATAATCTTGTGGACATAGTAGGCCCCATGAGAAAAGGAGCTAGCGAAGAAGCCTTAAGAAAAATCTTCATCGAAGCAGTAAAACTGAGGGAACCTTACTTCAAGTAG
- a CDS encoding FtsX-like permease family protein, with protein MKRETEAPKTEKSSIAIEKVGTVTFPISEAFRYCLESIRKRFTRALITALSILLGIAFMVTVLTMRIVLIYLGQPPPAAYQQLMVIIALLVCGVGIVNSMLMSVTERIKEIGTIKCLGATDTNVLEIFLIEALLLGLLGGVIGSVAGWVAAIGIYGAQFGFGKFPIIAPDYFINIGLGIGVAALLSVLSAAYPAFYAARLKPAEALRYEI; from the coding sequence ATGAAGAGAGAGACTGAAGCTCCAAAAACCGAGAAAAGTTCCATTGCCATAGAAAAAGTTGGAACCGTAACCTTTCCAATAAGCGAGGCTTTTCGTTACTGCCTTGAAAGCATTAGGAAGAGATTTACGCGAGCTTTGATCACAGCATTATCGATCCTTCTGGGCATAGCATTCATGGTCACCGTCTTGACTATGCGTATAGTGCTCATTTATCTAGGGCAGCCGCCTCCAGCCGCATACCAGCAATTGATGGTTATAATAGCTCTTCTAGTATGCGGCGTTGGAATCGTCAACTCCATGCTAATGTCTGTGACAGAGAGAATTAAGGAGATTGGAACTATAAAGTGCTTGGGCGCGACTGATACTAATGTTCTTGAGATCTTCTTGATAGAAGCTCTTCTCCTCGGTCTACTTGGAGGGGTAATCGGGTCAGTGGCTGGGTGGGTTGCTGCTATTGGCATATACGGGGCTCAATTCGGATTCGGGAAATTTCCGATAATTGCACCGGACTATTTCATTAATATAGGTTTAGGCATAGGGGTCGCCGCCCTCTTGAGCGTTCTGTCAGCAGCGTATCCTGCCTTCTACGCGGCTAGGCTAAAACCTGCTGAAGCATTAAGATACGAAATATAA
- a CDS encoding aldehyde ferredoxin oxidoreductase family protein, translating into MPFGYNGKILRVDLSCGRIRVEEPDDIFYRRYVGGEGLVAYYLLKELEPGVDPLSPKNKLIFAAGPITGVPVPGSGRNSVGGKSPLTGGFGESEVGGMWSAELKHAGFDAVIIDGKSKDPVYLWVHDEEAEIMDARHIWGKETGDTESLIRKELRDPLVRVASIGPAGEKMVRFACIMNDLKDAAGRTGLGAVMGSKGLKAIAVRGRKKLLDVYDRQKLKDLAGWLIKNLNEVAGWAHNYGTGVGMDSGVASGNLPTRNFRDGNFHNPQALDARTIKETISIGMDGCYACPIRCKKVVKFDEPWQVDPKYGGPEYEALAALGSNCGIDDLKAVTKANEICNRYSMDSISTGCAIAFAMECYENGILTEKDTDGLDLRFGNAEAMLRMVKMIGDREGFGDLLAEGVKRAAEIIGKGSEKFAIHVKGLEVPMHEPRLKRALAVGYAVSPTGADHMHNLHDTVLADGRALKNFSALGILEPIPLEDLGPKKVSALINFVNWRVLDNCLLLCDFVPWDFHQKTEIVRATTGWNTTAWELMKVGERVTTMARIFNLREGFTCKDDWLPERFFSPTTSGPLSNTALDREKLRRAISIYYEMMGWDENGVPKEYKLEELGIEWLENYCSQFRSNI; encoded by the coding sequence ATGCCGTTTGGCTATAATGGAAAGATATTGCGTGTAGATCTTTCATGCGGAAGGATCCGGGTCGAGGAACCTGACGATATATTCTATCGGAGATATGTTGGCGGGGAAGGGCTCGTTGCATATTACCTCTTGAAGGAGCTGGAGCCTGGTGTAGACCCTCTAAGCCCAAAAAACAAACTAATCTTTGCGGCTGGACCCATAACAGGTGTTCCTGTTCCTGGAAGCGGGAGAAATAGTGTAGGTGGCAAATCGCCCTTGACAGGAGGCTTCGGGGAATCCGAGGTTGGGGGCATGTGGAGTGCAGAACTCAAGCATGCTGGATTCGACGCGGTCATCATTGACGGAAAGTCGAAGGATCCTGTATATCTATGGGTGCATGACGAGGAGGCTGAGATCATGGATGCGAGGCACATTTGGGGAAAGGAAACAGGGGATACGGAAAGTTTAATCAGGAAGGAGCTAAGGGACCCCCTTGTACGAGTGGCATCTATTGGTCCTGCTGGAGAGAAGATGGTTCGATTCGCTTGTATAATGAATGATTTAAAGGATGCTGCGGGCAGAACCGGGTTAGGTGCTGTTATGGGATCGAAGGGGCTTAAGGCGATTGCTGTGAGAGGCAGGAAAAAATTACTTGATGTTTACGATCGCCAAAAGCTTAAGGACTTAGCGGGCTGGCTTATAAAAAATCTTAATGAAGTTGCTGGTTGGGCTCACAATTATGGTACAGGGGTCGGCATGGACAGCGGGGTTGCATCCGGGAATCTGCCGACAAGAAACTTTAGAGATGGAAACTTTCATAATCCTCAGGCCTTGGATGCTAGGACAATAAAGGAAACGATAAGCATAGGTATGGATGGGTGCTATGCTTGCCCAATTAGGTGCAAAAAGGTTGTTAAGTTTGACGAACCTTGGCAGGTAGATCCAAAATATGGCGGACCGGAATATGAGGCGCTCGCTGCGCTTGGATCGAACTGTGGTATAGATGATCTGAAAGCGGTGACTAAGGCTAATGAGATTTGTAATAGGTATTCAATGGATTCCATATCCACTGGGTGCGCAATAGCGTTTGCAATGGAATGCTACGAGAATGGGATTCTTACAGAAAAGGACACTGATGGACTGGATTTAAGATTTGGTAATGCTGAAGCGATGTTGAGAATGGTGAAGATGATAGGGGATAGGGAAGGGTTTGGCGATCTTTTGGCGGAGGGTGTGAAGAGAGCGGCGGAGATTATTGGAAAGGGCTCCGAAAAATTTGCTATTCATGTTAAGGGGCTGGAGGTTCCTATGCATGAGCCTAGATTGAAGAGGGCGCTTGCAGTGGGGTACGCCGTATCACCCACAGGGGCCGATCACATGCATAACTTGCATGATACTGTACTTGCAGACGGTAGGGCATTAAAGAATTTCTCGGCATTGGGGATTCTTGAACCGATCCCCCTTGAGGATCTAGGCCCAAAGAAAGTCAGCGCCCTCATAAATTTCGTGAATTGGCGGGTCCTTGATAATTGCCTTCTATTATGCGACTTTGTGCCCTGGGACTTCCATCAAAAGACTGAGATTGTGCGGGCAACTACTGGATGGAACACAACTGCTTGGGAGCTAATGAAGGTGGGGGAGCGGGTCACCACAATGGCGCGTATATTTAATCTCCGAGAAGGTTTCACATGCAAGGATGACTGGTTGCCTGAGAGGTTCTTCTCTCCCACAACTTCAGGTCCATTATCTAACACGGCTCTGGACAGGGAAAAATTAAGAAGAGCTATAAGCATCTACTATGAAATGATGGGATGGGACGAGAATGGTGTTCCAAAAGAGTATAAACTAGAAGAACTGGGGATAGAGTGGCTGGAAAATTACTGCTCACAGTTTAGGTCAAACATTTAA
- a CDS encoding ABC transporter ATP-binding protein translates to MGEGVPAVKVVDVHKIYYLKGEEVHALRGITLEIPRGEYLSVMGPSGSGKTTLFNMVGGIDRPTKGDIFIDGVDLSKVPSKAMAWLRCRKIGYIFQTFNLIPVLTAMENVALPMIFLGVSKEERQKKAVELLNVVGLGDRVDHRPTELSGGQQQRVAIARALANDPAIILADEPTGNLDLNTGFAIVQLLYRLKAERGTTIICATHDLKMIDISDRVVFLRDGAIENIEQRRGLVLTAEEFERG, encoded by the coding sequence ATGGGAGAAGGCGTCCCTGCCGTTAAGGTTGTCGACGTACACAAGATATATTACTTGAAAGGCGAAGAGGTTCACGCATTAAGAGGGATAACTCTCGAAATTCCTCGCGGCGAATATCTCTCCGTAATGGGTCCCTCAGGATCCGGAAAGACCACGCTCTTCAACATGGTCGGCGGAATCGACCGACCTACGAAAGGCGATATCTTTATCGACGGTGTTGACCTTTCTAAGGTTCCTTCAAAGGCAATGGCATGGCTGAGATGCCGGAAGATCGGCTACATCTTCCAAACCTTCAACCTTATACCAGTACTAACAGCCATGGAAAATGTGGCTTTGCCGATGATCTTCTTGGGGGTAAGCAAGGAAGAGAGACAAAAGAAGGCTGTTGAACTATTGAATGTAGTCGGCTTAGGCGACCGAGTCGACCACAGACCAACAGAGCTGAGCGGCGGTCAGCAGCAGCGTGTAGCCATAGCAAGAGCGCTTGCAAATGACCCTGCAATCATTCTTGCTGATGAGCCGACAGGAAACCTCGATCTTAATACTGGTTTCGCCATAGTTCAGCTCTTGTACCGCCTAAAAGCTGAACGAGGAACGACAATTATCTGTGCAACCCATGACTTGAAAATGATTGATATTAGCGACAGGGTTGTATTCTTAAGGGACGGAGCTATCGAAAACATTGAACAGAGAAGGGGACTTGTCCTAACAGCCGAAGAATTTGAGAGAGGGTGA
- a CDS encoding CdvA-like protein, with product MTKKKKQVLENLFNNGKISKATYEQLSAEVNEAINELEGHLKTVIDKMSLRAQELERQISTLELFLASLEIHHAAGDIDDEIYEKQSKAVLLGLEAAKQEMRRIKGFSEESMPKSSTPVDKSNVEFSKNIPEVSHGPSETIGEDIAEEEAPSIRNIEETVQS from the coding sequence ATGACAAAAAAGAAGAAGCAAGTTCTGGAAAACCTTTTCAATAATGGCAAGATATCGAAGGCAACATATGAACAGTTGAGTGCTGAGGTTAATGAGGCTATAAATGAGTTAGAAGGTCATTTGAAGACTGTTATTGACAAGATGAGCCTAAGAGCTCAAGAATTGGAGAGGCAGATAAGCACGTTAGAGCTTTTTCTAGCCAGCCTAGAGATACATCATGCAGCCGGTGACATCGATGATGAGATCTATGAAAAACAGAGTAAAGCTGTTCTCTTAGGTTTAGAGGCGGCAAAGCAAGAGATGCGAAGAATAAAAGGTTTTTCGGAGGAATCTATGCCAAAATCTTCAACACCAGTCGACAAGAGCAATGTAGAATTTTCTAAAAATATACCGGAGGTTTCACATGGTCCTTCTGAAACCATCGGTGAAGACATTGCTGAAGAGGAAGCACCTAGCATACGCAATATAGAAGAGACGGTGCAATCGTAA